The proteins below come from a single Papaver somniferum cultivar HN1 chromosome 11, ASM357369v1, whole genome shotgun sequence genomic window:
- the LOC113322065 gene encoding protein ASPARTIC PROTEASE IN GUARD CELL 1-like, with translation MAKSVFGFCVLFFIWFATCVFSRVILPENENHETTVLDISASIQKTLDVLSFDPDQILFEEESISDDFSSSSSSSFTVKLQSRDTILKSTHKDYKTLTRDRLERDSARVDSIITKLDLAMKGISKSDLKPLVVEKEFATLKSQDQDNIVGPITSGLSHGSGEYFSRVGVGHPPKPQYLVLDTGSDVTWVQCAPCQECYQQTDPIFEPSSSSSFAHISCGAQQCKSLDISACANESCLYQVSYGDGSYTVGDFVTETLTFDNSKTTVEKISIGCGHDNEGLFIGSAGLLALGAGSLSFPSQVKASAFSYCLVDRDSSSTSTIQFGPEAQPADAITAPLLRNTRYPTFYYVGLSGISVGGQPLNLPHSVFDLNPNSPSGVIVDSGTSVTRLRTEVYNALRDAFVKGTQNLPSAGGFALFDTCYDLSSKTSVSVPTVAFLFPGGKSLQLPAKNYLVPVDSKKTFCFAFAPTRSSLSIIGNLQQQGTRVSFNIGNSVVGFSPKKC, from the coding sequence ATGGCGAAATCAGTTTTCGGGTTTTGTGTTCTTTTCTTCATTTGGTTTGCTACCTGTGTTTTCTCTAGAGTAATTTTACCTGAAAATGAAAACCATGAAACTACAGTTCTTGATATCTCGGCTTCAATTCAGAAGACTCTTGACGTTCTCTCTTTTGATCCTGATCAAATTCTCTTTGAAGAAGAGAGTATTTCTgatgatttctcatcatcatcatcttcttctttcactGTTAAACTTCAATCTAGAGATACCATTCTGAAATCGACACACAAAGATTACAAAACCTTAACCCGAGACAGACTCGAACGTGATTCAGCTCGAGTTGATTCAATTATCACAAAATTAGATCTCGCCATGAAAGGAATTTCGAAATCAGATCTTAAACCTTTAGTTGTCGAGAAAGAGTTTGCTACATTGAAATCTCAAGATCAAGATAATATAGTAGGTCCAATTACATCGGGACTGAGTCATGGAAGTGGTGAATATTTCTCACGAGTCGGAGTCGGTCATCCTCCTAAACCGCAATACTTAGTTCTTGATACAGGTAGTGATGTCACTTGGGTACAGTGCGCACCTTGTCAGGAGTGTTACCAACAAACCGATCCGATAttcgaaccatcttcttcttcgtcatttgCACACATTTCATGCGGCGCACAACAATGCAAATCCCTTGATATTTCGGCTTGTGCTAACGAATCGTGCCTTTACCAAGTTTCTTATGGTGACGGCTCTTACACCGTTGGTGACTTCGTGACCGAAACCCTTACGTTCGATAACTCGAAAACCACTGTTGAAAAAATCTCGATAGGTTGTGGCCATGATAACGAAGGGTTATTTATCGGTTCAGCTGGTTTATTAGCTCTTGGAGCTGGTTCACTTTCATTTCCTTCTCAGGTAAAAGCCTCTGCGTTTTCTTACTGCTTAGTCGATCGCGATTCTAGTTCGACTTCTACTATACAATTCGGCCCAGAAGCGCAACCGGCCGACGCAATTACTGCTCCGTTACTTCGTAACACTCGGTATCCTACGTTCTATTACGTGGGTTTATCTGGTATTAGCGTTGGGGGTCAACCGTTGAATCTACCTCACTCAGTTTTTGACTTAAATCCAAACTCACCTAGTGGAGTTATTGTCGACTCGGGAACATCAGTGACTCGGTTACGTACGGAAGTGTACAATGCACTCCGTGATGCTTTTGTCAAAGGCACTCAGAATTTGCCGTCTGCTGGTGGGTTCGCTCTGTTCGATACTTGTTACGATCTGTCATCAAAAACTTCGGTTTCTGTTCCAACTGTTGCGTTTTTATTTCCTGGTGGAAAGTCTTTGCAACTACCGGCTAAGAATTATTTGGTACCGGTTGATTCCAAGAAAACTTTCTGTTTCGCTTTTGCACCAACAAGATCTTCACTGTCCATCATAGGTAATCTGCAACAGCAAGGCACACGTGTTAGCTTTAACATTGGGAATTCGGTTGTTGGGTTTTCGCCAAAGAAGTGTTAA